Within Metabacillus sp. KUDC1714, the genomic segment GTTGAAACAAGAATTTCAATATTATATTTCTGCTGAAAAAAAGAAGCTTGAAAGACTTTATCATTTTACAGAAAACTTCCATCAAAGAATTCATCAGCTTTTATCGAAAATAGGAAAGCAATATGACGATTATAATCAATTGCTGAAGGAACTTTCCATTCAATTAGATGATTGCTGTTTTAGAATCTATATATGTGATGAGGATGGCTTCCAGCAATCGGTGAATATTTATAAAAAAAATGGCTGGGAAATTCAACCCCAATACTATTTGAATAATTGGAGCTGGCGTCCGTATTTTTTAGCAAATATTATGAAGATGCGCTTTAATAAAAAGGGCTTTCTAAGTGATGTGTATAGTGATATTGAAAAAGGAGATTTGATCCGTACCTTTTCGTATCCATTAAACAAGGATCATTATCTTTTTATAGATTTATCCTATGAGTTTTTATATGACCAAGAGGGTTTACTTTAATATTTAGAAGAAAATCGGTAAAGTAAACCAAAAGCATATTTGCAGTTTTTTGAGTCATCCTATAAATAAAAGGGGTGACACGAAGATGAGCTATTTTACGATGGTTCTTGGTGTAATTGCTTTATTGGTTTTAGCTATAAGTTTAATCTATACATTTAGGGTAGGAAGGCTTGTTAGTGTGAGGAAATCAAATTTGGATACACAAATTAATGAGAAAATTCAAGATCATCCATATATGCGTAACCCAGTTTTTTTTGCATATGTAATCGCAGGATTAGTTTCATTAGCCTATATTTTTTATTTAGCCTATTCGATTTCTTGGTAACAGCGGACATGTCCGCTGTTTTTTGTTGCTTAAAAAGAATATTTATACAACTAATTTGTAAGAATTTGAAACAACACAGATTAGTAAATCGTCTTATTGGGTAGATAAATAATAGAGAACTGGATGGAGAATTTCTGGAGCCTACAAATATTGTCGCTTTTTTAGATTATTTTACGAACGGTTGCTCAGCATTTTATTGAAAATAATTGTTAAAATGAATAAAGATGAAGAAATGGTTGTCCTAAGTTGTAAATAAAGAAAGGATGAGTTCTTTGAGACTAAATCGATTGCTCTGTTGTATTGTCCTTTTTATTGGCATTTTTCCATTTTCTCAACAAACATTAGCTGAAAAACTTGAAGGATCATCTCGAGATGAGGTACTGATTTACCTCCAAAATGCATTTGATGCACAAATCTCACTAACTGAAAAAATTAGGTCAAAACAGGAAATCGAACAAATTTTATCAACTTATTTCGAGGATGAATTGATTGAAAAATATATAAATGAAAATGTTCATCCGCTAGATGGTCAATTTATCGTGTATGGAACAGACTTCCCAATCTATACAATTCCTTTTTTTACGTATGGTGTAAAAACGAAAGTAATAGAACAAGGAGATGAGCGTATCATCTATGAATTTTTCCCTGCTTCTATAGAAGGACCAGTTGGATATGATGACCATTATGAAGTAGTGAAAATGCATAAAACAAATGAAGGCTGGAAGATATATTCGATTGAAAATGAAACAAATGAACCTGTTTTGATAGAAGATCAAAAAACTCCAATTGATGACAAAGTGGAGAATGATGTAATACAAACGACAAGTACAGAACATCAATTAAGAAATAAGAATACAAGCAATCAATTAAAGATATTAAATCAGTTTGATATAGAAAATACAGTAACATTTTTTAATCAGTATATTAAAGAATTAAAAAGCATATCTTTTTTTAGCTGGTATTACATGCAAACTAAAAATGTTTCAAATGAATATAAAATGATGGAGAATGATGAATTTTCTAGTTCTTTTTAAATTGCTTAACAAAAAATAAAGTCAAATAAAATAAATTTTTAAAAATAAATACTAAAAACAGTTGACATTGAAACTGATAATCATTATCATTATAAATGAGAAAGATAATCAATTAAGTTCTTGTTCATAAGGAATTTGATTAGTCATAAAACTCTCGATTTTCCCCAAACCCCTTTTAATAGAACAGAAAAAGCTTGGCTGGTCACCAAGCTTTTTTTCTGCATTTTTTTCCTTATTCTCGAAGGTCTAAAAGCTCTTCAAGCTTTTTTAAATCAAAGCCTGCCACAACTTGATCATCGACAGTAATTGTAGGAGTTGAGGTTGATAGAAGCTCATTAACTAATTTATCGCGAGCATCTGTATCAACGCTGATGTCTTCCTCAATATATGAAACGTTGTGATGATTTAAAAATTGTTTCACAACTTGGCAGGGTGGACAACTTGGTTGTGAATAGACTATGACCACTTTTTTCATTAAGAACTCTCTCCCAACATCTATTTATTTGTAAATGTTATCTCAAACGCTAAGGTCCACAATAATCTTGCCTACCTTTATGAATAATTGGCTAGTCCCCCATAGCACAAACTGCTAAGTCAATAGGTAACATATCATAAAGATGAGTATCTTTTGAAATAGTTTGCTTACTGAGCTCAATAAAACATGTTAACTACTATACTGCTTTGGTTAAATCTTGCTGGACGCGTCCTATATTTTGTTTTTTTTAGAAGAACGACTAATTTAGCATTTTGACATTTTTCTAAAAGTAATCTTTCGCAACCGGCATGATCTAATTGAATATGTGTTACAATAATAAAGGCTATTTTCTCTAAGGGAATGTTGAACGCTGCTAAACCTTCTATTATATTTGATATAGAGGGATTTGCTGATGATTCAAAGAGGATATTCTGTTCTTCTAAAAAGACCATAGCTACTTGTTCAACCTTGCATTTCTAATACGAAGCAACCAATAATTGATTTTCTTTCATCAACATTATGTATGCCTTCGTTAACCTCATTAACTAGTGTATTCTTTAATGTTTTGACATAGAAGATTACATTTTACAGTTAAACAAGGATGATTGTGGGAATTCCTTTGGTAATCCCATCATACATAGTGTAAAATTGATAAGGCACAAAGTAAAGATACAGATTATTGAATCGTTGTTTAGTGGATAGAATGTATGGTAGAGTAAGACAATATTAAATATTAGGAATCAGTTATACGTTAACTCTTCCGGAAGGGGGATATCTAGTGTCACAACTATTAGGTATTATTACAAGACTACAAAATTTACAAGAAAATGCGGGTTCTGGTGAACCTTTACAACGTTTTTTCGAAGTTGAAGGAGAAAAGCGTTGCAGTGTAAAATACTTCGATAAGAGCAACACGTTCGAATTAGAGGTTTATCAAAAAGGAGATAAACCTCAATCATATCAATTTGACAATATTGATATGATCGCAATGGAAATCTTTGATCTACTTCAATAGTTGAAATTACCATCAGTGGATTTTATTGATGATTAGTTGAACTTATCGGACATTTACTGGCAGTTTTCATAATAGAAAAACCAATTATGATCCAAACTAAGGTTAAGTAAGGAATTACTGCCAGTTAATGTGTGTTAAGGAGGCAATATGAGAAAAGAACCAACAGTTATTTGCCCGGTTTGTCAAGATCAGCAGCCACTGACCAAATCATTAACAGCACAATCTAATCAAAATGTTATCTTTACGTGCGCTCGCTGCCATGAAACGATACCAAACATTGAGACGAGTAAGGGAGAATAGTCATGCCTACAGGTATGACTATTTTTTTATGCATTAATGTTCATATTTCAGTTTGTATAAGGCATATATTTTAAAAGGAGGCTTTAGATGTTGTTGAAAGCTCATTCGGAATCCAAAGAGACTATTGACGAGGAGATGTGACATGAACGAATCATTCACCTTTTATAATGTCTCAGAAAAACAAATGTCTTTCCAAACAGTAATTGAGCGTATAAAAGGATTTATGCTTAAAGATCCACGTTCGGAGTATGTACTGTCAATTGGTTCGGATTCACATGTTCATCAAAATGAGACAAAATTTATTACAGCTATACATCTTCATCGCATCGGAAAAGGAGCATGGGGCTGTTTAAAGACGTATAGTGTAAAACGCCCAATAGTTAGTGTTCGTGAAAAAATCTCAATGGAAACTGCACTAAGTCAAGAAGTGGCTTATTCATTTACTACGAAATATTTAGTTGATTTAACAGACGTCTTAATCCCATTTGCTGATGAAGGTGCCGATTTATTATTTGAAATCCATCTCGATATTGGACGTAAGGGAATAACAAAGGAATTAATTCAAGAAATGACTGGAAGAATTGAAGCAATGGGGGTTGAAGCAAAAATTAAACCTGAGTCTTATACTGCATTTAGCTATGCAAATCGTTATACAAAGTAGATTTTCACCAATGAAAATTGATGTAGAAAATAAAATATTCACGATAAATTGAATTATGCAGTAGGGGGTTAGTATGGAAACGACATTGAAAAAACTAACATCTGAAGATCAAAAATTATTAGTAGAAATTTTAATTCGTCAACAATATGCAATTGAAATTGTAAGTAGTGAATTGAATGATATTGAAGTAGGGGCTAAGAGCACAGATGAAGTAACATACAATCGCTTGGTCTCCCTTTTCGATTTGCTGAGAATAAAATAAAAAGACTACATAAAGAGTGAGAAATACAAAAAATTTCTTCTAAAAAAGTTTAACAAGATACTCATAAAGGGTATCATTTTTTTATACATTCAAATTGTGATCTTAATTTTGATACATAAGAAAAAGTTCACTTAATAAAAGCATGCGGACTTGTCAAGTCTGTCTAATTAAGTCTATATTCTATACAAAAGGGACAGTTGCAAGTTTGAAACTGTCCCTTTTGTATAGAATGAGTTGCTTTTTAAGGGAAATACATGCAATCTATATGTTATGATAGAATAGGATATTTCAAGACCTCTTTAAACAGTAAGCGGGCTTAGACAAAGTTTTTTAGAGAGGAAGAACAAACTGATGATACGTATAGAAACCACTGATTTTAAGGATGTAAAGGTTCAAGATTTAATGATTCCAGCGGATAAAGTTGCTCATGTTCAACTTGGCAATAATTTAGAGCATGCACTACTTGTCCTAACAAAAACAGGCTATACAGCCATCCCAGTTTTGGACCCAACCTTTAAGCTACATGGCTTAATTGGTATGAATTTAATTATGGATAATATTTTTGGACTAGAACGGATTGAATTCGAAAAGTTGGAAAATATGAAGGTTGAAGAGGTTATGAATACTGACATCCCTAGACTCTATTTAGATGACAACTTAGAAAAGGGACTTGATCTTGTTGTGAATCATTCGTTTGTATGTGTTCAAAATGAAGAAAATCTCTTTGAGGGGATATTTACAAGAAGAGCAATATTAAAACAATTAAAAAATCATAAGAATAACTTAAACAAAAGTTGATAACAAGTAAGTTTTTTAGAAACGGTGTAAATGGAAAGCAGTATTCATTGCATCGTTTTCTTTTCGAGTGCATATGCACATTATCTTTAAATTGTATTACATCTTTATACTAATACTATTGAAAAGTATTAAATTTCAAGGTTTTTTAAGGCGGTGTATTTGCAATGGGACAGGCAATGGTACATAAAGATTCAAAGGTGAGGTCAAGTAAAACCAAAAGACCATATGTACTAGCTACAGTCATGCTTGCGATGTTTATGGCAGCAATTGAAGCTACTATTGTTGCAACAGCTATGCCTGCTGTTGTTGCTGAGTTAGGAGATTTTTCATTATATAGTTGGGTATTTTCTTCTTACCTTTTGATGAATGCAGTAACAGTACTGATTTATGGTAAATTATCTGATTTATTTGGCAGAAAGCCTGTATTAACAATTGGTATCATAATTTTTTTAATAGGGTCTATTCTTTGTGGTCTTGCTTCAACTATGGAGTGGCTCATTGTCGCGCGGTTTGTCCAAGGATTTGGTGCAGGTGCAGTTATGCCAATCGCATCCACAATTGTTGGTGATATATACACAAAAGAGGAACGAGCAAAAATACAAGGATATTTATCAAGTGTTTGGGGGATTTCAGCCATTATGGGTCCAGCTATCGGAGGACTGCTTGTCGAGTTTGTTAGCTGGAGATTTGTTTTTTGGATCAACATCCCGTTAGGAATTCTTGCAATCATAGGTTTATATCTGTTTCTCCATGAGGAAATTGAAAAAAGAAAGCCACAAATTGATTATATCGGAGCGATTCTCCTTACATTATCAGTAAC encodes:
- a CDS encoding DUF3993 domain-containing protein, with translation MRLNRLLCCIVLFIGIFPFSQQTLAEKLEGSSRDEVLIYLQNAFDAQISLTEKIRSKQEIEQILSTYFEDELIEKYINENVHPLDGQFIVYGTDFPIYTIPFFTYGVKTKVIEQGDERIIYEFFPASIEGPVGYDDHYEVVKMHKTNEGWKIYSIENETNEPVLIEDQKTPIDDKVENDVIQTTSTEHQLRNKNTSNQLKILNQFDIENTVTFFNQYIKELKSISFFSWYYMQTKNVSNEYKMMENDEFSSSF
- a CDS encoding glutaredoxin family protein, translating into MKKVVIVYSQPSCPPCQVVKQFLNHHNVSYIEEDISVDTDARDKLVNELLSTSTPTITVDDQVVAGFDLKKLEELLDLRE
- a CDS encoding MBL fold metallo-hydrolase, yielding MVFLEEQNILFESSANPSISNIIEGLAAFNIPLEKIAFIIVTHIQLDHAGCERLLLEKCQNAKLVVLLKKTKYRTRPARFNQSSIVVNMFY
- a CDS encoding YkuJ family protein: MSQLLGIITRLQNLQENAGSGEPLQRFFEVEGEKRCSVKYFDKSNTFELEVYQKGDKPQSYQFDNIDMIAMEIFDLLQ
- a CDS encoding ribonuclease H-like YkuK family protein gives rise to the protein MNESFTFYNVSEKQMSFQTVIERIKGFMLKDPRSEYVLSIGSDSHVHQNETKFITAIHLHRIGKGAWGCLKTYSVKRPIVSVREKISMETALSQEVAYSFTTKYLVDLTDVLIPFADEGADLLFEIHLDIGRKGITKELIQEMTGRIEAMGVEAKIKPESYTAFSYANRYTK
- the abbA gene encoding antirepressor AbbA, encoding METTLKKLTSEDQKLLVEILIRQQYAIEIVSSELNDIEVGAKSTDEVTYNRLVSLFDLLRIK
- the cbpB gene encoding cyclic-di-AMP-binding protein CbpB, with amino-acid sequence MIRIETTDFKDVKVQDLMIPADKVAHVQLGNNLEHALLVLTKTGYTAIPVLDPTFKLHGLIGMNLIMDNIFGLERIEFEKLENMKVEEVMNTDIPRLYLDDNLEKGLDLVVNHSFVCVQNEENLFEGIFTRRAILKQLKNHKNNLNKS